In Alistipes ihumii AP11, a genomic segment contains:
- a CDS encoding 2-isopropylmalate synthase translates to MSEKLYIFDTTLRDGEQVPGCQLNTIEKMEVARALEALGVDIIEAGFPVSSPGDFNSVREISKAVSRPTICALTRAVQNDIDVAADALALAKHKRIHTGIGVSHSHIYYKLNSTPEQIIERAVAAVRHAKKYVEDVEFYAEDAGRADNEYLARVIEAVIGAGATVVNIPDTTGYCLPQEYARKIRYLVEHVPNIHRAIISTHCHNDLGMATANTLEGVISGARQVEVTINGIGERAGNTALEEVVMALRCHKHLGIDTSIDSKLLTSTSRMVASMMNMPVQANKAIVGRNAFAHSSGIHQDGVLKNRESYEIIDPVDVGLDESVIALTARSGRAALSHRLDLLGFKLEQTELDEVYAKFLDLADKKKDIRDDDLLYLVGATTGEKITKRIKLKYLQILTGTLIPTATVILKIGGSERTATCTGNGPVDAAVKAIKTLINETVQITEFLIQAMNKGSDDVGRVHVQVRCGQMLVHGFSANTDVVKAAVEAFVDALNLLNATEKAE, encoded by the coding sequence ATGAGCGAGAAATTGTACATTTTCGACACGACGCTGCGCGACGGGGAACAGGTTCCCGGCTGTCAGCTCAATACGATCGAAAAAATGGAGGTGGCCCGGGCGCTCGAAGCGCTGGGCGTGGATATCATCGAGGCCGGCTTTCCCGTGTCGAGTCCCGGCGATTTCAATTCGGTCCGGGAAATATCGAAGGCCGTTTCCCGGCCGACGATCTGCGCGCTGACGCGGGCCGTGCAGAACGACATCGACGTGGCGGCCGACGCGCTGGCTCTGGCCAAGCACAAACGGATACATACGGGCATCGGCGTATCGCACTCGCACATCTACTATAAGCTCAATTCCACTCCGGAGCAGATCATCGAGCGGGCCGTAGCGGCCGTCAGGCATGCGAAGAAGTATGTCGAGGACGTCGAGTTCTATGCCGAAGACGCCGGGCGTGCCGACAACGAGTACCTCGCGCGCGTGATCGAGGCCGTGATCGGGGCCGGGGCGACGGTCGTCAACATCCCCGATACGACGGGCTATTGCCTGCCGCAGGAGTACGCCCGCAAGATCAGGTATCTTGTCGAGCATGTGCCCAACATCCACCGCGCGATCATTTCGACCCATTGCCATAACGATCTGGGCATGGCGACGGCCAACACGCTCGAAGGCGTGATCAGCGGAGCCCGTCAGGTCGAGGTGACGATCAACGGCATCGGCGAGCGGGCCGGCAACACGGCGCTCGAGGAGGTCGTGATGGCGTTGCGCTGTCACAAGCACTTGGGCATCGATACGAGCATCGACTCGAAATTGCTGACTTCGACGAGCCGCATGGTCGCCAGCATGATGAACATGCCCGTTCAGGCCAACAAGGCGATCGTCGGCCGCAATGCGTTCGCCCACTCGTCGGGCATTCATCAGGACGGCGTGCTCAAGAACCGCGAGAGCTACGAGATCATCGATCCGGTCGATGTGGGACTCGACGAGTCGGTCATCGCGCTTACGGCCCGCAGCGGTCGCGCGGCGCTGAGCCATCGTCTCGATCTGCTCGGTTTCAAGCTCGAGCAGACCGAGCTGGACGAGGTGTACGCCAAGTTTCTCGATCTGGCCGATAAGAAGAAGGATATCCGCGACGACGACCTGCTCTATCTGGTCGGCGCGACGACGGGCGAGAAGATAACCAAGCGGATCAAGCTGAAATACTTGCAGATACTGACCGGTACGCTGATTCCGACCGCGACGGTCATTCTGAAGATCGGCGGCAGCGAACGTACGGCGACCTGCACCGGGAACGGACCGGTCGATGCGGCCGTCAAGGCGATCAAGACGCTGATCAACGAGACGGTGCAGATCACCGAGTTCCTGATTCAGGCGATGAACAAGGGCAGCGACGACGTGGGGCGCGTACACGTGCAGGTGCGTTGCGGAC
- the recN gene encoding DNA repair protein RecN: protein MLCRLTVENYALIDRLDIEFAAGLNIITGETGAGKSILLGALGLVLGARADAAAIKDSGRNCVVEAEFDVRGYGLEPLFGSLDVDYDERTVVRRVITPAGKSRAYVNDLPVQLTALREIGVRLIDIHSQHQTLLLGDSRFRTGLLDSVGEAGDRLGEYRRIYGELRRCESELETLRVRAEQSGRDREYVSFQLNELREAKLSENEQQELEAGLSELSHASEIRDTLLFAASELEGAEDSLLSRLKSVETSVGRITEVYPRAEEFYARLHAAALDLKDLASEAASGADRIDADPRRLEQVTARLDRIYSLQQKHRVASVSELLALQARYEAQLADIEGGAEAIAQMRQQVERLRAEAVRIAGELTAVRTAAAPRIEEQIAGMLAELGMESAVLRIEIAPAAELRPDGADTIRFLFTANRRMPLQPVEKVASGGEMSRLMLSLKSLVARSGQLPTVIFDEIDTGVSGSVADRMGEIIVRLSSGLQVINITHLPQVAAKGSDHFFVYKEESASGTATRIRKLAPSERVEQIARMLSGTDVTEAAREQARLLLGDRAC from the coding sequence ATGCTGTGTCGTTTGACGGTCGAGAATTATGCGCTGATTGACCGGCTGGACATCGAGTTCGCCGCCGGGCTGAATATCATTACCGGCGAGACCGGAGCCGGCAAGTCGATCCTGCTCGGCGCGCTGGGGCTGGTGCTGGGAGCTCGCGCCGACGCGGCCGCGATCAAGGACTCGGGGCGCAACTGCGTCGTCGAGGCCGAGTTCGACGTCCGGGGTTACGGCTTGGAGCCGCTGTTCGGGTCGCTCGATGTGGACTATGACGAGCGGACCGTCGTGCGGCGGGTGATTACGCCCGCCGGCAAGAGCCGCGCTTACGTCAACGATCTTCCCGTCCAGCTGACGGCCTTGCGCGAGATCGGCGTCCGACTGATCGATATTCATTCGCAGCACCAGACGCTGCTGTTGGGCGACAGCCGTTTCCGGACCGGTTTGCTCGACAGCGTGGGAGAGGCCGGCGACAGGCTGGGGGAGTATCGCCGGATATACGGCGAGCTCCGCCGTTGCGAGAGCGAGTTGGAGACACTTCGGGTCCGGGCCGAGCAGAGCGGCCGCGACCGGGAGTACGTTTCCTTTCAGTTGAACGAGCTGCGTGAGGCGAAATTGTCGGAGAACGAGCAGCAGGAGCTGGAGGCCGGTCTGTCCGAGCTGTCGCATGCCTCGGAGATCCGCGATACGTTGCTTTTCGCCGCTTCCGAGCTGGAAGGGGCCGAGGATAGCCTGCTTTCGCGGCTCAAGAGCGTCGAAACGTCGGTCGGCCGCATAACCGAAGTCTATCCCCGGGCCGAGGAATTTTATGCCCGCTTGCACGCGGCGGCGCTCGATCTGAAGGATCTGGCTTCCGAGGCCGCTTCCGGCGCCGACCGGATCGATGCTGATCCCCGGCGACTCGAACAGGTAACTGCCCGTCTGGACCGCATCTATTCGCTCCAGCAGAAGCATCGAGTCGCTTCCGTTTCCGAACTGCTCGCATTGCAGGCCCGATACGAAGCGCAACTGGCGGATATCGAAGGCGGTGCCGAGGCGATTGCCCAAATGCGGCAGCAGGTCGAGCGGTTGCGTGCCGAGGCTGTCCGGATCGCGGGCGAGCTGACGGCGGTTCGTACGGCGGCCGCTCCGCGGATCGAAGAGCAGATAGCGGGGATGCTCGCCGAGCTCGGCATGGAGTCGGCCGTTCTGCGGATCGAGATCGCGCCGGCCGCGGAGTTGCGGCCCGACGGTGCGGATACGATACGCTTCCTGTTCACGGCCAACCGGCGGATGCCGCTCCAGCCGGTCGAGAAGGTGGCCTCCGGGGGCGAGATGTCTCGGCTGATGCTGAGTCTCAAGTCGCTCGTCGCCCGTTCGGGGCAGCTTCCTACGGTGATCTTCGACGAGATCGATACGGGCGTTTCCGGGTCGGTGGCTGACCGCATGGGCGAGATCATCGTTCGCCTTTCGTCCGGCTTGCAGGTAATCAATATCACGCATTTGCCTCAGGTGGCTGCCAAGGGGAGCGACCACTTTTTCGTATATAAGGAGGAGTCTGCCTCCGGCACGGCGACTCGTATCAGGAAGCTGGCGCCTTCCGAACGCGTCGAGCAGATCGCCCGCATGCTCAGCGGGACCGACGTGACCGAGGCGGCGCGCGAGCAGGCCCGCCTGCTGCTCGGCGACCGGGCCTGCTGA
- the coaBC gene encoding bifunctional phosphopantothenoylcysteine decarboxylase/phosphopantothenate--cysteine ligase CoaBC produces MLGGKKIIVGVTGSIAAYKAAILVRELIREGAEVRVLMTPLAKQFITPLTLATLSRHPILVEFFDPESGQWNSHVSLGEWADALVVAPATANTIAKMATGVADNLLLTTYLSARCPVFVAPAMDLDMYAHPTTRYNLDSLKSYGCRIIEPASGELASGLSGKGRMEEPAAIARAVSDYFARRRSLQGRTLLVTAGPTIEPIDPVRYISNHSSGKMGYALAEELRDRGADVILVTGRTALPIPDGMQALEVTTADEMYAASLHVFERCDGAVMCAAVADYTPVSVADRKIKKESEVRSIELRPTRDIAAAIGEIKGPRLLVGFALETDHGLEHAEDKLERKNMDMIVLNSLDDPGAGFGVDTNRVTILHRDGRRNAFGLKNKRAVASDIADEIEAFWKKEE; encoded by the coding sequence ATGCTCGGAGGCAAGAAAATAATCGTCGGCGTAACAGGCAGTATCGCAGCTTACAAGGCTGCGATACTCGTCAGGGAACTGATCCGCGAGGGCGCGGAAGTGCGCGTACTGATGACTCCGCTGGCCAAGCAGTTCATCACGCCGCTGACGCTCGCGACGTTGAGCCGCCACCCGATTCTCGTCGAGTTTTTCGATCCGGAGAGCGGACAGTGGAACAGCCATGTCTCGCTCGGCGAGTGGGCCGACGCGCTGGTCGTCGCTCCGGCTACGGCCAATACGATTGCGAAGATGGCTACCGGCGTGGCCGACAACCTGCTGCTGACCACTTATCTGTCGGCGCGTTGTCCCGTGTTCGTCGCCCCGGCGATGGACCTCGATATGTACGCTCATCCGACGACCCGCTATAACCTCGACAGCCTCAAAAGCTACGGATGCCGGATCATCGAACCGGCTTCGGGAGAATTGGCCAGCGGCCTTTCGGGCAAAGGACGGATGGAGGAGCCCGCCGCGATCGCGCGTGCGGTGTCGGACTATTTTGCCCGCCGGCGCTCGCTGCAGGGGCGGACCCTGCTCGTGACGGCCGGCCCGACGATCGAGCCGATCGACCCCGTTCGCTACATATCGAACCATTCGTCCGGCAAGATGGGCTATGCCTTGGCCGAGGAACTGCGCGACCGGGGAGCCGACGTGATTTTGGTGACCGGACGCACGGCATTGCCGATTCCCGACGGGATGCAGGCGCTGGAGGTTACGACGGCCGACGAGATGTACGCGGCCTCCCTGCATGTTTTCGAGCGTTGCGACGGAGCCGTAATGTGTGCGGCGGTGGCCGATTATACTCCGGTTTCGGTCGCCGACCGGAAGATCAAGAAGGAGAGCGAGGTGCGGAGCATCGAGCTGCGTCCTACGCGGGACATTGCCGCGGCGATCGGAGAGATCAAGGGGCCCCGTCTGCTGGTGGGCTTCGCGCTCGAGACCGATCACGGGCTCGAGCATGCCGAGGATAAGCTCGAGCGCAAGAATATGGATATGATCGTGCTCAACTCGCTGGACGATCCGGGCGCGGGCTTCGGCGTCGATACGAACCGCGTTACGATTCTGCACCGCGACGGGCGGCGGAACGCTTTCGGGCTCAAGAACAAGCGAGCGGTCGCTTCGGATATCGCGGACGAGATCGAGGCGTTCTGGAAAAAGGAGGAATAA
- a CDS encoding DNA-directed RNA polymerase subunit omega, with amino-acid sequence MEIKKSSIPTNTVTRTLTDIDAPTGNIYESVVVIARRANQIASEIKQELNRKLADFSSVTDSLEETFENREQIEISKYYERLPKPTLVATEEFLEGKVYFRENRPEPQPETIAE; translated from the coding sequence ATGGAAATCAAGAAAAGTAGCATTCCGACGAACACAGTCACCCGGACGCTCACCGACATCGACGCGCCGACGGGCAACATTTACGAGTCCGTGGTCGTGATCGCCCGCCGCGCGAATCAGATCGCCAGCGAGATCAAGCAGGAATTGAACCGGAAGCTGGCCGATTTCTCGAGCGTCACCGATTCGCTCGAGGAGACGTTCGAAAACCGGGAGCAGATCGAGATATCGAAATACTACGAGCGGCTGCCGAAGCCTACGCTCGTGGCGACCGAGGAATTTCTGGAGGGAAAGGTCTATTTCCGCGAGAACAGACCGGAGCCTCAGCCCGAGACGATCGCCGAATAG
- a CDS encoding outer membrane protein assembly factor BamD, translating to MRIDVNKALVVLAGVTAASCSGYSKVLKSNDSNLKYQTAIEYTDKGKYNKALTLFQDVAHVYAQSARADTLAYYTGLCYYKSGDFVSSAELFDGFRRRFGRSPFLEDAEYMYAKGFYFSSPKPEYDQTATHQALQAITEYLDRYPNSVKKDQLIENMIELRQKLYDKAFMNAKVYYDIGYYNSAVTALQNAIDMYPESGHREELAYLIVSAHCLYARNSVASLQRQRYLDTQNAYYNFVDQYPDSKYKKEVDKMLEEAKKHLAKYGDLQNGSNSDNTNQSDNSETKDGNQEK from the coding sequence ATGAGAATCGACGTAAACAAAGCTTTGGTCGTGCTGGCGGGCGTGACGGCCGCCTCGTGCAGCGGATACAGCAAGGTCCTCAAGAGCAACGACAGCAACCTGAAGTATCAGACGGCCATCGAATACACCGATAAGGGGAAGTACAACAAGGCGCTGACGCTTTTTCAGGACGTCGCTCACGTGTACGCTCAGTCGGCCCGCGCCGATACTTTGGCTTATTATACGGGACTCTGTTACTACAAAAGCGGGGACTTCGTTTCGAGCGCCGAGCTGTTCGACGGCTTCCGCCGCCGTTTCGGGCGCAGCCCGTTTCTGGAGGACGCGGAGTATATGTATGCCAAGGGTTTTTACTTTTCCTCGCCTAAGCCCGAGTACGACCAGACGGCCACGCATCAGGCTCTTCAGGCCATAACGGAATATCTGGACCGCTATCCGAACAGCGTGAAGAAGGACCAGCTGATCGAGAACATGATCGAGCTGAGGCAGAAACTCTACGACAAGGCTTTCATGAACGCCAAGGTGTACTACGATATAGGATACTACAATTCGGCCGTTACGGCGCTTCAGAACGCCATCGATATGTATCCCGAGAGCGGTCACCGCGAAGAGCTGGCCTATCTGATCGTCAGCGCCCACTGTCTCTATGCGCGCAACAGCGTCGCTTCGCTGCAGCGCCAGCGGTATCTCGATACGCAGAACGCCTATTACAATTTCGTCGACCAATATCCCGACAGCAAGTACAAGAAGGAGGTCGACAAGATGCTCGAGGAGGCCAAGAAGCACTTGGCCAAGTACGGCGACCTGCAGAACGGCTCGAACAGCGACAATACGAATCAATCAGATAATTCCGAAACGAAAGATGGAAATCAAGAAAAGTAG
- a CDS encoding aminotransferase class I/II-fold pyridoxal phosphate-dependent enzyme, translating to MVDIFERLKQNAGGPIGQYQKLSHGYYSFPKLEGEIGPHMIFRGREVLNWSLNNYLGLANHPEVRKADAEAAAEFGMAYPMGARMMSGQTKWHEQLERELAAFVGKPDAFLLNYGYQGMISIIDSLLTRRDVVVYDSEAHACIIDGLRLHTGKRFVYPHNDMEACRKQLAHATKLAEENGGGVLVITEGVFGMKGDLGKLDEIVAMKKDFNFRLLVDDAHGFGTMGKRGSGTPEHFGVTDGVDVLFNTFAKSMAGIGAFVSSEKFIVDYLRYNMRSQTYAKALPMPMVKGALKRLDLIRTHPEFKENLWKIVRALQSGFRERGFDIGGTLSPVTPVYMKGGVDEACNIVVDLRETYNLFCSVVVYPVIPKGEIILRIIPTAVHTLDDVNYTLDCFEKCHKKLLAGEYKKPMPDMSEK from the coding sequence ATTGTGGATATTTTCGAACGACTCAAACAGAATGCCGGGGGTCCGATCGGCCAATACCAGAAGCTGAGCCACGGCTACTACTCTTTCCCGAAGCTCGAGGGCGAAATCGGCCCGCACATGATCTTCCGCGGCCGCGAGGTGCTGAACTGGAGCCTGAACAACTACCTGGGCCTGGCCAACCATCCGGAGGTGCGCAAGGCCGACGCCGAGGCGGCCGCCGAGTTCGGCATGGCCTATCCGATGGGGGCCCGCATGATGAGCGGACAGACCAAGTGGCACGAGCAGCTCGAGCGCGAGCTGGCCGCTTTCGTGGGCAAGCCCGACGCCTTCCTGCTCAACTACGGCTATCAGGGAATGATCTCGATCATCGACTCGCTGCTCACGCGCCGCGACGTGGTGGTCTACGACTCGGAGGCGCATGCCTGCATCATCGACGGGCTGCGGCTGCACACGGGCAAGCGCTTCGTATATCCGCACAACGACATGGAAGCCTGCCGCAAGCAGCTCGCCCATGCGACGAAACTGGCCGAGGAGAACGGCGGCGGCGTGCTCGTCATCACCGAGGGCGTATTCGGCATGAAAGGCGATCTGGGCAAGCTCGACGAGATCGTCGCGATGAAAAAGGACTTCAACTTCCGCCTGCTGGTCGACGACGCGCACGGCTTCGGCACGATGGGCAAACGCGGCTCGGGTACGCCCGAACACTTCGGCGTGACCGACGGCGTGGACGTGCTGTTCAACACGTTCGCCAAGTCGATGGCCGGCATCGGGGCGTTCGTATCGTCCGAGAAGTTCATCGTCGACTATCTTCGCTACAACATGCGCTCGCAGACCTATGCCAAGGCGCTGCCGATGCCTATGGTCAAAGGAGCGCTCAAGAGGCTCGACCTGATCCGCACGCATCCGGAGTTCAAGGAAAACCTGTGGAAAATCGTCCGTGCGCTGCAAAGCGGCTTCCGCGAGCGCGGATTCGACATCGGAGGCACGCTGTCGCCCGTCACGCCCGTCTATATGAAGGGCGGCGTGGACGAAGCCTGCAACATCGTCGTCGACCTGCGCGAGACTTACAACCTGTTCTGCTCGGTGGTCGTTTACCCGGTGATCCCCAAGGGAGAAATCATCCTCCGCATCATCCCGACGGCCGTGCACACGCTCGACGACGTGAACTACACGCTCGACTGCTTCGAGAAATGTCACAAGAAGCTGCTCGCCGGCGAATACAAAAAGCCCATGCCCGACATGAGCGAGAAATAA
- a CDS encoding sugar O-acetyltransferase yields the protein MTEREKMLRGEQFETLDPQLSEDRRRAAALLSRLNALSMDAPGYREALGELLPHASDECLIRPPFYCDYGYSLFIGRGVFINFNCVMLDGEPIRIGDHVLIGPAVQIYTFTHPMDFEQRRRPVESCRPVAIGDDCWIGGGAILCPGVRIGPRSVVGAGSVVVRDVEPDVVVAGNPARVVRRLK from the coding sequence ATGACCGAAAGGGAAAAGATGCTCCGGGGCGAGCAGTTCGAGACGCTCGACCCGCAACTGAGCGAGGATCGCCGCCGGGCGGCCGCGCTGCTGAGCCGGCTCAACGCGCTGTCGATGGATGCGCCCGGGTACCGCGAGGCGCTCGGCGAGCTGCTGCCTCATGCTTCGGACGAATGCCTGATTCGTCCGCCTTTTTACTGCGACTATGGTTACAGCCTGTTCATCGGACGTGGCGTTTTCATTAACTTCAACTGCGTGATGCTCGACGGTGAGCCGATCCGCATCGGCGACCATGTGCTGATCGGGCCTGCCGTGCAGATTTACACCTTCACCCACCCGATGGATTTCGAGCAGCGCCGCCGCCCGGTCGAAAGCTGTCGTCCGGTTGCGATCGGCGACGACTGCTGGATCGGCGGCGGGGCGATTCTCTGTCCGGGCGTCCGGATCGGGCCTCGCTCGGTCGTCGGCGCAGGCAGCGTCGTGGTGCGCGACGTCGAGCCGGACGTCGTCGTGGCCGGCAATCCGGCCCGTGTCGTCCGCCGGCTGAAATAA
- a CDS encoding GtrA family protein yields the protein MLIQFIKFCVVGASGMAVDFGITFLGKEKLRLNKYVANSLGFISAASTNYVLNRLWTFHSRDPQVAQQYMQFIGISAIGLLINNLIIYLLNDRARVGFYLSKLIAIGVVTLWNFFMNYFFTFTS from the coding sequence ATGCTTATTCAATTCATCAAATTTTGCGTTGTCGGCGCTTCCGGCATGGCGGTCGATTTCGGCATTACCTTCCTCGGCAAGGAGAAGCTCCGCTTGAACAAGTATGTCGCCAACTCGCTGGGATTCATTTCGGCGGCCTCGACCAACTACGTGCTTAACCGGCTGTGGACTTTCCATAGCCGCGATCCGCAGGTGGCCCAGCAATACATGCAGTTTATCGGCATATCGGCTATCGGGCTGCTGATCAATAACCTGATTATCTATCTGCTCAACGACCGGGCCCGTGTCGGGTTCTATTTGTCGAAGCTGATCGCGATCGGCGTCGTGACGCTGTGGAACTTCTTTATGAACTATTTCTTTACGTTTACTTCTTGA
- a CDS encoding ArnT family glycosyltransferase — MRKLLQSRNPDVRLWLLLGLWWIANLIQAGCTELANDEAYYHMFSRSLAWGYFDHPPMTALLVRLGSFWGGEFGVRFFFTLLQPLYLYLLWRIVRPDSATVRDAGLFVLIAAAMPILQLYGFLAVPDGPLMLFTALFLWCYKRLTEDDRWSHALWLGVAMAALAYSKYHGALVVLLTVLSNLRLLRNPKFYAACVVTLLLILPHLGWQSGHDWVSFRYHLAGRNKDFQFSFVTEYLLNLLAIFNPLLFPVFVAVWWKTRAETPVLRALNFISAGFVLFFLSTTLRGYVQPQWEIPVAFGVIALLFLHARRGGRPRRYVVRVGWVTVALVALVRIEMIFNPLGLRFEVFDNRTSYGRIAQEAAGAPVIFDGQYTAAAKYAFYTGGQAYAQPSIYYRTSQYELRDDDDRMAGGPVLIQVWDSVPGSRDVQLPNGRTFRYLRCGRFVPVRRIAVETGPLPSEVRPGDTLRLSLTLRNPYPYDYRFDGDSVKVGIVWRNLSETTRRYDLPEVQGLLPAGGTLRREARFVVPELPERTWQVGFTVSNLPVTTWFNGPTERIRTIAK; from the coding sequence ATGAGAAAACTGTTGCAATCGCGAAATCCCGACGTACGGCTGTGGCTGCTGTTGGGCCTGTGGTGGATCGCCAACCTGATTCAGGCCGGCTGCACCGAGCTGGCCAACGACGAGGCTTATTACCATATGTTCTCCCGGTCGCTGGCGTGGGGCTATTTCGATCATCCGCCGATGACGGCGCTGCTCGTACGCTTGGGAAGTTTTTGGGGCGGAGAGTTCGGCGTGCGGTTTTTCTTCACGCTGTTGCAGCCGCTCTACCTCTATCTGCTGTGGCGGATCGTCCGTCCCGATTCCGCGACGGTGCGCGACGCGGGGCTGTTCGTCCTGATCGCCGCTGCGATGCCGATCCTGCAGCTTTACGGCTTTCTGGCCGTGCCCGACGGTCCGCTGATGCTTTTTACCGCGCTGTTCCTGTGGTGCTACAAGCGCCTGACCGAGGACGACCGCTGGAGCCATGCCCTGTGGCTCGGCGTCGCTATGGCAGCGCTCGCGTACAGTAAGTATCACGGCGCGCTGGTCGTGCTGCTGACCGTGCTGTCGAACCTGCGCCTGCTGCGCAATCCGAAATTCTACGCCGCCTGCGTCGTGACGCTGCTGCTGATCCTTCCGCATCTGGGATGGCAGTCCGGGCACGACTGGGTTTCGTTCCGCTATCATCTGGCCGGACGCAACAAGGATTTTCAGTTTTCGTTCGTGACCGAGTACCTGCTCAATCTGCTGGCGATCTTCAATCCGCTGCTGTTTCCCGTTTTTGTCGCCGTCTGGTGGAAGACCCGAGCTGAAACGCCCGTGTTGCGGGCTCTCAACTTCATTTCGGCCGGGTTCGTCCTCTTTTTCCTGTCGACGACTCTGCGCGGGTACGTGCAGCCTCAATGGGAGATTCCCGTTGCGTTCGGCGTGATCGCGCTGCTGTTCCTCCATGCCCGTCGGGGCGGTCGTCCGCGCCGCTACGTCGTGCGGGTAGGGTGGGTGACCGTCGCGCTCGTCGCGCTGGTTCGCATCGAGATGATATTCAACCCGCTCGGCCTGCGTTTCGAGGTGTTCGACAACCGGACGTCCTACGGACGGATCGCGCAGGAGGCTGCGGGAGCTCCCGTGATATTCGACGGCCAGTATACGGCGGCGGCCAAATATGCCTTCTATACGGGCGGACAGGCGTATGCCCAGCCGTCGATCTATTACCGGACGAGCCAGTACGAGCTGCGCGACGACGACGACCGGATGGCCGGAGGTCCCGTGCTGATTCAGGTGTGGGACAGCGTGCCGGGCTCGCGCGACGTTCAGTTGCCGAACGGCCGGACGTTCCGCTATCTGCGCTGCGGACGGTTCGTTCCGGTGCGCCGCATCGCGGTCGAGACCGGTCCGCTGCCCTCCGAGGTCCGGCCGGGCGACACGCTTCGTCTGAGTCTGACGCTGCGCAATCCCTATCCTTACGACTACCGTTTCGACGGCGACTCGGTGAAGGTCGGCATCGTGTGGCGCAACCTGAGCGAGACGACCCGTCGCTACGATTTGCCCGAAGTGCAGGGCCTGCTTCCTGCCGGCGGGACGCTCCGCCGCGAGGCGCGTTTCGTCGTGCCCGAATTGCCGGAGCGCACGTGGCAGGTAGGCTTCACCGTGTCCAACCTTCCGGTGACGACTTGGTTCAACGGGCCGACGGAACGGATAAGAACGATTGCAAAATAA
- the nfo gene encoding deoxyribonuclease IV gives MKYFGAHVSAAGGVENAPLNAEKIGATAFALFTKNQRQWSAAPLKPSSIGAFEANCRAGGYAPGVVLPHDSYLINLGHPKDEELKKSRAAFLDEMRRCEQLGLDRLNFHPGSDLGLIGADRCLRLVAESIDWALERTRGVTAVVENTAGQGSNVGYSFEQLATILSLVKDQSRVGVCIDTCHAFAAGYDLTSDEACERTFDEFDRTVGFRYLRGMHLNDSMKPLGSRVDRHRNLGDGFLGMTVFRFIARDKRFDDIPLILETPDESRWPAEIELLKSFEKEG, from the coding sequence ATGAAATATTTTGGAGCGCATGTCAGTGCGGCAGGAGGGGTCGAAAACGCTCCGCTGAACGCCGAAAAGATCGGGGCGACGGCTTTCGCCCTGTTTACGAAGAATCAGCGGCAATGGTCGGCCGCGCCGCTCAAGCCGTCCTCGATCGGCGCGTTCGAGGCCAATTGCAGGGCGGGAGGATACGCTCCGGGCGTCGTCCTGCCTCACGACAGCTACCTGATCAACCTGGGCCATCCCAAGGACGAGGAGCTGAAGAAGTCGCGCGCTGCCTTCCTCGACGAGATGCGGCGTTGCGAGCAGCTGGGGCTCGACCGGCTGAACTTTCATCCGGGCAGCGATCTGGGCCTGATCGGCGCCGACCGATGTCTGCGGCTCGTGGCCGAGTCGATCGACTGGGCGCTCGAGCGGACCCGGGGCGTGACGGCCGTCGTGGAGAACACGGCCGGGCAGGGCTCCAATGTCGGATATTCGTTCGAGCAGCTGGCGACGATCCTCTCGCTGGTGAAGGATCAGAGCCGCGTGGGCGTCTGCATCGACACCTGCCATGCCTTTGCCGCCGGCTACGACCTGACGAGCGACGAGGCGTGCGAGAGGACCTTCGACGAGTTCGACCGCACGGTCGGATTCCGTTACCTGCGCGGTATGCACCTGAACGATTCGATGAAGCCGCTGGGCAGCCGGGTCGACCGTCACCGGAATCTGGGCGACGGTTTTCTGGGTATGACCGTTTTCCGCTTTATCGCCCGGGACAAGCGTTTCGACGACATTCCGCTGATTCTCGAGACGCCCGACGAAAGCCGTTGGCCGGCCGAGATCGAGCTTCTGAAAAGTTTTGAAAAGGAGGGATAG